The following proteins are co-located in the Paludibaculum fermentans genome:
- a CDS encoding M23 family metallopeptidase, with protein sequence MNQPYFIVVLAHSLHGRLRRFQIDQKVIFAVLGLALLGGFTLFGMVSSYLRMAWKVGNYNSLREETEFLRARYQKLLTEANQTNEQMARLQMFASEVSVAYGLNKRVDAAPDTGLSSVGQMPLMPTLRDTLEEYNRLKTASLGTGGRMTSRRWLVNTTPGLWPVMGRLLSSFGTREDPFFSHQAFHTGVDISSPQGTPVHVAADGIVTEASWGGAYGKLIVVDHGNGLQTYYAHLSRIDVIPNQEVRMGQVIGGTGMTGRATAPHLHYEVRRGGAPVNPHYYLEKSALATSNTTRDFGF encoded by the coding sequence ATGAATCAGCCCTACTTCATCGTAGTTCTGGCTCACTCCCTCCATGGGCGTCTCCGCCGTTTCCAAATTGACCAAAAGGTGATTTTTGCCGTCCTGGGCCTGGCCCTGTTGGGCGGCTTCACTTTGTTTGGGATGGTCTCGAGCTATCTGCGGATGGCGTGGAAGGTAGGCAACTACAACAGCCTGCGGGAAGAGACTGAGTTTCTGCGAGCCCGCTACCAGAAGTTGCTGACTGAAGCCAATCAGACCAACGAGCAGATGGCGCGGCTGCAGATGTTCGCTTCGGAAGTCTCCGTCGCCTACGGCCTGAACAAGCGGGTGGATGCGGCACCGGATACCGGCCTCTCTTCAGTGGGCCAGATGCCCCTGATGCCCACCCTGCGCGACACCCTGGAAGAGTACAACCGCCTCAAGACCGCCTCGCTGGGCACCGGCGGACGCATGACCAGCCGGCGCTGGCTCGTCAACACCACCCCCGGCCTCTGGCCTGTCATGGGCCGGCTGCTGAGCAGCTTTGGTACGCGTGAAGATCCGTTCTTCTCCCACCAGGCCTTCCATACCGGCGTCGACATCTCTTCGCCCCAAGGCACGCCCGTTCATGTGGCGGCTGATGGCATCGTGACGGAAGCTTCATGGGGCGGTGCCTACGGCAAGCTGATCGTGGTAGACCATGGCAACGGACTGCAGACCTACTACGCCCATCTGTCGCGCATCGACGTCATTCCGAACCAGGAAGTAAGGATGGGGCAGGTGATCGGCGGCACCGGCATGACCGGCCGTGCCACGGCACCGCATCTGCACTACGAAGTACGCCGCGGAGGCGCGCCGGTGAATCCGCACTACTATCTGGAAAAGTCCGCGCTGGCCACCTCGAACACGACGCGCGACTTCGGCTTCTAG
- a CDS encoding DUF3500 domain-containing protein, with the protein MRFWAALPLFLVASMLWAHDEHDHALPRMVSTAKNFLASLTAEQRASVVFPFEDDERFFWHYIPSADIPKRYDRPRKGLTLSEMTSHQKALASALLSAGLSQQGFIKTTTIMSLEDILRIMEKDTAGRRNPERYHFSIFGEPSAEGTWAYRIEGHHVSLHFTVVKGKATGNPTFLGSNPGEVREGPRAGLRVLGAEEDKGRALMTALTPEQRKVALVAEKAYADILTERSRKAALAGQPSGLLESKMTPAQRKLLAVLIDEYIENLPGELAEQRRQRVKEAGLNVYFAWAGVIEKGGPHYYRVQSPTFLIEYDNTQNNANHIHSVWRDFEDDFGVDLLKEHYTSAPKEHGHDPHK; encoded by the coding sequence ATGCGTTTCTGGGCCGCGCTTCCCCTTTTCCTCGTGGCGTCCATGCTGTGGGCGCACGACGAACACGACCACGCCTTGCCGCGAATGGTCTCCACCGCAAAGAACTTCCTGGCTTCCCTCACCGCTGAACAGCGGGCCAGCGTGGTGTTTCCGTTTGAAGACGACGAGCGCTTCTTCTGGCACTACATCCCCAGCGCCGACATTCCCAAGCGCTACGACCGGCCCCGCAAAGGGCTGACCCTGTCGGAGATGACTTCGCACCAGAAGGCGCTGGCCTCGGCGCTGCTCAGCGCCGGCCTCAGCCAGCAGGGCTTCATCAAAACCACCACCATCATGAGCCTGGAAGACATCCTGCGCATCATGGAGAAGGACACCGCCGGCCGCCGCAATCCGGAGCGCTACCACTTCAGCATCTTCGGCGAACCTTCGGCCGAGGGCACCTGGGCCTATCGCATCGAAGGCCACCATGTGAGCCTGCATTTCACCGTCGTGAAGGGCAAGGCAACCGGCAATCCGACGTTCCTGGGTTCCAATCCGGGAGAAGTGAGGGAAGGACCCCGCGCCGGGCTGCGGGTGCTGGGTGCTGAAGAGGACAAGGGCAGGGCACTGATGACCGCCCTGACTCCGGAACAGCGCAAGGTCGCGCTGGTGGCCGAGAAGGCTTACGCCGACATCCTGACGGAACGAAGCCGAAAGGCGGCCCTGGCCGGACAGCCCAGCGGGCTGCTGGAGTCCAAGATGACGCCGGCGCAACGTAAGCTGTTGGCGGTATTGATCGATGAGTACATCGAGAACCTGCCCGGCGAACTGGCCGAGCAGCGCAGGCAGAGGGTGAAAGAGGCCGGGCTCAACGTCTACTTTGCGTGGGCGGGTGTGATTGAGAAGGGCGGTCCGCACTACTACCGCGTCCAGTCACCCACCTTCCTGATCGAATATGACAACACCCAAAACAACGCCAATCACATCCATAGTGTATGGCGGGATTTCGAGGACGATTTTGGCGTGGACCTGCTGAAGGAGCATTACACGTCGGCGCCGAAGGAGCACGGGCACGATCCGCACAAGTGA
- a CDS encoding PD40 domain-containing protein: protein MQQSRRSFLAGVAVASQEWVRYQDPATEFDVRRLTSPEHESALAPLPSRCVDRRSRTLLFSAISGEKWAPFVIELSNGQIKPLAVAEDYAPETLTFSPDDRSALFFAGAKLVSIQLTNQHRLELAEIRDGWKRSGPVAATEDGQSLFFVETQGGNSNIRRLRQPKGSPETAVEVRGTAQNVTPNPKRATLLWLNEAGELWVAGFDGAGQRRVETPAGRVLQAMWSPDGQSLQYLLEPAESNQLNAIREQVLDARTDTLIAKTSQFVAFSRNANSSVFVGASRSKASPNILLLLRATRREFTLCEHKAKDPGLAEPFFSANSQRIFFQSDRHGKMAIYMMNVEKLIEKTDS from the coding sequence ATGCAGCAGTCGCGGCGATCCTTTCTGGCCGGCGTGGCCGTCGCTTCGCAGGAATGGGTGCGCTATCAGGATCCGGCGACTGAGTTCGATGTCCGCCGCCTGACCAGTCCGGAGCATGAGAGCGCCCTTGCGCCCCTGCCGTCGCGCTGTGTCGACCGGCGCAGCCGCACGCTGCTGTTTTCGGCCATCTCCGGGGAGAAGTGGGCTCCGTTTGTCATCGAGTTGTCGAACGGCCAGATCAAGCCGCTGGCCGTGGCCGAGGACTACGCGCCAGAGACCCTGACGTTCTCGCCGGACGATCGGTCAGCCTTGTTCTTCGCTGGAGCCAAGCTGGTTTCGATCCAACTCACCAACCAGCACCGGTTGGAACTGGCTGAAATCCGGGACGGTTGGAAGCGCTCCGGTCCGGTTGCCGCCACTGAAGACGGTCAATCGCTGTTTTTTGTGGAGACGCAGGGCGGAAACTCCAACATCCGCCGCCTGCGGCAGCCCAAAGGGAGCCCCGAGACCGCGGTGGAGGTGCGAGGCACCGCCCAGAATGTGACGCCCAATCCGAAACGGGCTACGCTGCTGTGGCTGAATGAGGCGGGCGAGTTGTGGGTAGCGGGCTTTGACGGGGCGGGGCAGCGGCGGGTGGAGACTCCGGCCGGGCGCGTGCTGCAGGCGATGTGGTCGCCCGACGGGCAGTCGCTGCAGTACCTGCTGGAGCCAGCCGAATCGAACCAACTGAATGCCATCCGCGAACAGGTCCTGGACGCCCGCACGGACACGCTGATTGCCAAGACCAGCCAGTTTGTGGCTTTCTCGCGCAATGCCAATTCCAGCGTCTTTGTGGGCGCCAGCCGCAGCAAGGCATCTCCCAATATTTTGTTGCTGTTGAGGGCGACAAGGCGAGAGTTTACTTTATGTGAGCACAAGGCCAAGGACCCGGGCCTCGCGGAGCCCTTCTTCAGCGCCAACAGCCAGCGGATCTTCTTTCAGAGCGACCGTCACGGGAAGATGGCGATCTACATGATGAACGTCGAAAAGCTGATTGAGAAGACCGATTCCTAG
- a CDS encoding HAD-IA family hydrolase: MTYDCDAILFDLDGTLVDSHEVVVRYWQRFADQHGIDVNRILAVSHGRRTAETIHMFVPGIDATAAALEFNRAEELDTDGVVPIAAAAALLAGLPRERWTIVTSCPRKLAEVRLQAAGLPVPAGMVTSEEVVNGKPDPYCFLLGAERLGIRPERCLVFEDAPAGVQAGRAAGMQVIQVGVDIQDYSGLSISMPGGGDFKLGVSYGPAGL; the protein is encoded by the coding sequence ATGACCTACGACTGCGACGCAATACTCTTTGATCTTGACGGCACCCTTGTCGATTCCCATGAGGTAGTGGTGCGCTATTGGCAGCGGTTCGCTGATCAGCACGGCATCGACGTGAACAGGATCCTGGCTGTCTCCCACGGACGCCGCACCGCCGAGACAATCCACATGTTTGTACCTGGGATTGACGCCACGGCGGCCGCGCTGGAGTTCAATCGTGCGGAAGAGCTCGACACGGACGGCGTGGTGCCGATTGCGGCCGCTGCCGCCCTGCTGGCGGGGTTGCCGCGGGAGCGGTGGACCATCGTCACCTCCTGCCCCCGCAAGTTGGCGGAGGTCCGGCTGCAGGCAGCGGGCCTGCCTGTGCCCGCCGGCATGGTGACCTCGGAAGAGGTGGTGAATGGCAAGCCTGATCCCTACTGCTTCCTATTGGGCGCCGAACGCCTGGGGATTCGTCCCGAACGCTGCCTGGTCTTCGAGGACGCGCCGGCGGGTGTGCAGGCGGGCCGCGCGGCCGGCATGCAGGTGATCCAGGTGGGGGTGGATATCCAGGACTACAGCGGATTGAGCATCAGCATGCCCGGCGGGGGTGATTTCAAGCTGGGTGTCTCGTACGGCCCGGCTGGATTGTAA
- a CDS encoding S24 family peptidase encodes MSLPSDISAPLETHTAQYRVFQALGENCGVVVTDPQTGACAMRFRRDWDEFANGEAEVLQSLAEDLPLKQQEMGTEAFLHWIDGNLSNTLSVEPPAQALCIDLERTAQALYRRYVRSTVHRFQTHLPLIPIDLAAGGLGQDRAAGAKEWIEADVPGRRGLSEDFFLVRIHGRSMEPEIPDGSICVFRSYYGGSRRGGIFIVQRIATMDEGGEFTLKRYDSTKQVTAEGWSHASIRMQPGNPEFSSWELREEDRWVTIAQFVSVLEDPVA; translated from the coding sequence ATGTCGCTGCCATCCGACATCTCCGCTCCCCTGGAGACCCACACCGCGCAATATCGCGTGTTCCAGGCTTTGGGTGAGAATTGCGGTGTCGTCGTCACCGATCCCCAAACCGGAGCCTGCGCGATGCGTTTCCGCCGCGATTGGGACGAATTTGCGAACGGCGAAGCCGAGGTTCTGCAGTCTCTGGCGGAGGATCTGCCGCTCAAGCAGCAGGAGATGGGCACGGAAGCGTTCCTGCACTGGATCGACGGAAATCTTTCGAATACTCTCAGCGTGGAGCCGCCGGCCCAGGCTCTCTGCATCGACCTGGAACGGACCGCGCAAGCGCTTTACCGGCGCTATGTCCGCTCCACCGTGCATCGCTTCCAGACGCACCTGCCGCTGATCCCCATCGACCTCGCCGCCGGCGGTCTGGGACAGGACCGGGCCGCCGGCGCCAAGGAATGGATCGAGGCCGATGTACCCGGCCGCCGCGGGCTGTCCGAAGACTTCTTCCTCGTGCGGATTCACGGCCGCTCAATGGAGCCAGAGATCCCGGATGGCTCCATCTGCGTCTTCCGCTCTTACTACGGCGGCTCGCGCAGGGGCGGCATCTTCATCGTGCAGCGCATCGCCACCATGGACGAAGGCGGCGAATTCACGCTGAAGCGCTATGACAGCACCAAGCAGGTGACGGCCGAAGGCTGGAGCCATGCAAGCATCCGCATGCAGCCCGGCAATCCCGAATTCTCCAGTTGGGAACTGCGGGAAGAGGACCGCTGGGTCACCATCGCCCAATTTGTCAGCGTGCTGGAAGACCCCGTCGCCTGA
- a CDS encoding VWA domain-containing protein — translation MYSRRQVILGSTALALSSAAATAQQPAPNLAQQPAVSSAEAFKTAVSEVIVPVTVTDDKGRFVRDLDLKDFELRDEGKVQKITYFTRERNQPVVIGFLVDLSNSNRLHWDKFKEAIQDLVLATMEPDGKPDPRFSGYLIGYSTEAELLMNTTGDPEKILDRFRKTKPGGGAALFDAVYQSCTSRTLVKGEPIEPRRVIVIVGDGHDNNSKKTLEEVVEIAQRNLVTIYGVSTVAFGFRNDGEPNLKRLCESSGGRVVYPLENLYSDVSGYLSTPSDEGNFAYKVGTGGYAAAIMRGIVNAISATAGEITTQYIMRYTPDNTDVAKKFRKIEVRVNLANVKVRAREGYYPFAP, via the coding sequence ATGTACTCACGCAGGCAAGTCATTCTGGGGAGCACCGCACTCGCGCTCTCTTCCGCCGCCGCCACGGCCCAGCAGCCGGCGCCGAATCTGGCGCAGCAGCCGGCCGTCAGTTCGGCCGAAGCCTTCAAAACCGCCGTCAGCGAGGTCATTGTGCCGGTCACCGTGACCGACGACAAAGGCCGCTTCGTGCGCGATCTCGACCTGAAGGACTTCGAACTCCGGGACGAAGGCAAGGTTCAGAAGATCACTTACTTCACCAGGGAGCGCAATCAGCCCGTCGTCATCGGATTTCTCGTCGACCTGTCCAATTCCAACCGCCTGCACTGGGACAAGTTCAAGGAAGCCATCCAGGATCTCGTGCTGGCCACGATGGAGCCGGATGGCAAGCCGGATCCACGTTTCTCGGGCTACCTGATCGGCTACTCGACCGAAGCCGAACTGCTGATGAACACCACCGGCGATCCGGAAAAGATCCTCGACCGTTTCCGCAAAACGAAGCCGGGCGGCGGCGCGGCCCTGTTCGATGCCGTCTACCAGTCGTGCACCAGCCGCACCCTCGTCAAGGGTGAGCCCATCGAACCCCGGCGCGTCATCGTCATCGTCGGCGACGGGCACGACAACAACAGCAAGAAGACTTTGGAAGAAGTGGTCGAAATCGCCCAGCGCAACCTGGTGACGATCTACGGCGTGTCCACCGTCGCTTTCGGCTTCCGCAATGACGGCGAACCGAACCTGAAGCGGCTCTGTGAATCCTCCGGCGGGCGCGTGGTTTATCCGCTCGAAAACCTCTACTCCGACGTCTCCGGCTACCTCTCCACGCCCTCCGACGAAGGCAACTTCGCCTATAAAGTGGGGACCGGCGGGTACGCCGCCGCCATCATGCGCGGCATCGTGAATGCCATCTCCGCCACGGCCGGCGAAATTACCACCCAGTACATCATGAGGTATACGCCGGACAATACCGACGTGGCCAAGAAATTCCGTAAGATCGAGGTCAGGGTGAATCTGGCCAACGTAAAGGTCAGGGCGCGAGAAGGTTATTATCCTTTTGCCCCCTAA
- a CDS encoding BACON domain-containing protein, with the protein MKLATVLLLSGCLSLAHAQNPYLFFSPQSANLNADAGAGGKVNTSVRMINTGPGFNFSVQGNQGWLEVFPTSGAVAAGGTFDIQVTCNPFQMQTGTYSGKVTITPTANTGQLPTTFDVFFNVKGIAFLLNPASLDLTLGPESSTTSSFNIANSDGTVREVQITPYTSDGANWLSVTNASPILSPITVGIRVNSSGFDIGTVLTGELRITAPSLSGVTGVVPVKVTVVDQPPGFTVVPSQLTFYAFGTVAAPPQPVQVVANGGRLAYFDVTEVVPTPELTVSINRGLTPSTFAVQMDTLAAVQLPRDDSLLITPTDTTPVVQLPVRTQLEPNRVYSLPQVADGGDFKTSITLVNNDTTPAYVTVKFYKSEPTTHATVAWNPPIENGDKVENVVIPPNASWSVQTAGTDAATSSGWAEVVCKEKISGVAVYRQSRPDGRFQEAAVPLNSTLMQRSLLPFDNANGFVSAMAIANVSQTEVAKVRVAFRDELGRIIKVDRLPDIPARGHYAFTLPSQWPYLGDKRGTADFWITTGQISILGLRFNPTGAFTSFEAQTFNRYTRGKRSLPQIADGGDASTSFRTSITLVNNDATQANVNLRFWRDTGNNTAAAWPLQFLNGVDPTNVTIAPGASVTLETAGSSPSVQSGWAEILSGQWVTGFAVFKQIVPGRPDQEAAVPINVATPGRTIMPFDNTGGFTTTVAVANMSADVASIVNFTFRDLQGQRIVQVQLPEIPPNGHAAFRLVDLNGIVDGKKGSLEISSLAGEMTVIGLRFASSGAYTSFKATALQ; encoded by the coding sequence ATGAAACTCGCAACTGTCCTGCTGCTCAGTGGTTGCCTCTCGCTGGCCCACGCGCAGAACCCCTATCTTTTCTTCTCGCCGCAATCGGCGAACCTGAACGCGGACGCCGGGGCCGGCGGGAAGGTGAACACTTCCGTCCGGATGATCAACACCGGGCCCGGGTTCAATTTTTCCGTGCAGGGCAATCAGGGGTGGCTGGAGGTCTTCCCTACCAGCGGAGCAGTGGCGGCGGGCGGCACCTTCGACATCCAGGTGACCTGCAATCCTTTCCAGATGCAGACCGGCACTTATTCAGGCAAGGTCACGATCACGCCCACCGCCAATACCGGCCAGTTGCCGACCACGTTCGACGTCTTCTTCAACGTGAAGGGCATCGCCTTCCTGCTGAATCCGGCCAGCCTCGACCTCACGCTGGGGCCGGAGTCGTCCACGACCTCGAGTTTCAATATCGCGAACTCGGATGGGACCGTGCGCGAGGTTCAAATCACACCCTACACTTCGGACGGCGCGAACTGGCTTTCCGTCACCAACGCCTCGCCCATCCTCTCGCCCATCACCGTGGGCATCCGTGTGAACTCTTCGGGGTTCGATATCGGCACGGTGCTGACGGGTGAATTGCGGATCACGGCTCCTTCGCTCTCGGGCGTCACCGGCGTGGTGCCGGTGAAGGTGACGGTGGTGGACCAGCCGCCGGGCTTCACGGTGGTGCCCTCGCAGTTGACGTTCTACGCCTTTGGCACGGTGGCCGCGCCGCCGCAGCCGGTGCAGGTTGTCGCCAATGGCGGACGCCTGGCCTACTTTGACGTCACGGAAGTGGTGCCGACGCCGGAATTGACTGTATCCATCAATCGCGGCCTGACGCCTTCGACTTTCGCTGTCCAGATGGACACGCTGGCCGCGGTCCAGTTGCCGCGCGATGACAGTCTTCTGATCACGCCCACCGACACGACTCCGGTGGTGCAACTGCCCGTCCGCACGCAGTTGGAGCCCAACCGGGTCTACTCGCTGCCGCAGGTGGCAGATGGCGGCGATTTCAAGACGTCCATCACGTTGGTGAACAACGACACCACGCCGGCCTATGTGACGGTGAAGTTCTACAAGTCGGAGCCGACCACGCATGCCACGGTGGCCTGGAATCCGCCCATCGAGAACGGCGACAAGGTGGAGAATGTGGTCATTCCTCCGAATGCGAGCTGGTCCGTGCAGACGGCCGGCACGGATGCGGCGACCTCCTCCGGCTGGGCGGAAGTGGTTTGCAAAGAAAAGATCAGCGGCGTGGCGGTCTACCGCCAATCGCGGCCCGACGGCCGGTTCCAGGAGGCGGCGGTCCCGCTGAACTCCACGCTGATGCAGCGCAGCCTGCTGCCGTTCGACAACGCCAACGGGTTCGTTTCGGCCATGGCGATCGCCAATGTGAGCCAGACGGAAGTGGCCAAGGTGCGCGTGGCGTTCCGCGACGAACTGGGCCGCATCATCAAAGTCGACCGGTTGCCCGACATTCCGGCGCGCGGTCACTACGCCTTCACTCTCCCGTCCCAGTGGCCCTACCTGGGCGACAAGCGCGGCACGGCCGACTTCTGGATCACCACGGGCCAGATCTCGATTCTGGGCCTGCGCTTCAATCCGACGGGCGCGTTCACCTCGTTCGAAGCCCAGACGTTCAACCGCTACACGCGCGGCAAGCGGTCCCTGCCGCAGATCGCCGATGGCGGTGATGCCTCCACCTCGTTCCGCACCAGCATCACGCTGGTGAACAACGACGCGACCCAGGCGAACGTGAACCTGCGCTTCTGGCGCGACACGGGCAATAATACGGCCGCCGCCTGGCCGCTGCAGTTCCTGAACGGCGTGGATCCCACCAACGTGACGATCGCGCCGGGTGCTTCCGTCACCCTCGAAACCGCGGGCAGCAGCCCGTCCGTGCAGAGCGGCTGGGCCGAGATCCTCAGCGGCCAGTGGGTGACCGGGTTCGCCGTCTTCAAGCAGATTGTGCCCGGCCGTCCCGATCAGGAGGCGGCGGTGCCGATCAATGTGGCCACGCCAGGGCGGACTATCATGCCGTTCGACAACACCGGCGGCTTCACCACCACGGTGGCCGTGGCGAACATGAGCGCGGACGTGGCTTCGATCGTGAACTTCACGTTCCGCGACCTGCAGGGCCAGCGCATCGTCCAGGTGCAATTGCCCGAGATTCCTCCCAATGGCCATGCCGCCTTCCGGCTGGTCGATCTGAACGGGATCGTGGACGGCAAGAAGGGCAGTTTGGAGATCTCGTCGCTGGCCGGTGAGATGACGGTGATCGGGCTGCGCTTTGCAAGCAGCGGCGCCTACACCAGCTTCAAAGCCACCGCGCTGCAGTAA
- a CDS encoding sugar kinase produces the protein MSQKPVVTFGEIMLRLAPPGYERLMMSPLLVATYGGGEANVAVSVANYGQPARFVTVLPDNPITEAFVYQMRGFGVDTSFIRRAAGRFGIYFVEPGANQRPSKVVYDRANSSIALAKPGDLNWNAIFADAGWFHITGITPALTQSAADLSIEAAKAAQALGVTVSCDLNYRKNLWKYGKSTQEVMSELVKYVDYAIANEEDCQKALGIKIDVDVHSGKLDQAQYEALAKKVLDTYPNLKAIAITLRESFSASHNGWSACLHNREQFLVSRRYDITHIVDRVGGGDAFAGGLVYGLINLPTHQDALEFAVAASCLKHSVPGDFNRFTKAEVEALIKEGGSGRVQR, from the coding sequence ATGTCACAAAAACCAGTTGTCACGTTTGGCGAAATCATGCTGCGGCTGGCGCCTCCCGGTTATGAGCGCCTGATGATGTCGCCCCTGCTGGTCGCCACGTACGGCGGCGGCGAAGCCAATGTGGCGGTGTCTGTCGCCAACTACGGCCAGCCCGCGCGCTTCGTCACCGTGCTGCCGGACAACCCGATCACTGAAGCCTTTGTCTACCAGATGCGCGGCTTCGGCGTCGACACCAGCTTCATCCGGCGCGCCGCCGGCCGCTTCGGCATCTACTTTGTCGAGCCGGGCGCCAACCAGCGGCCCTCCAAGGTCGTCTACGACCGCGCCAACAGCTCCATCGCGCTCGCCAAGCCGGGCGATCTCAACTGGAACGCGATCTTCGCCGACGCCGGCTGGTTCCACATCACGGGCATCACCCCGGCCCTGACGCAGTCCGCCGCCGATCTTTCCATCGAAGCCGCCAAGGCCGCCCAGGCGCTGGGCGTCACCGTCTCCTGCGACCTCAACTACCGCAAGAACCTCTGGAAGTACGGCAAATCGACGCAGGAAGTGATGTCGGAACTGGTCAAGTATGTCGATTACGCCATCGCCAACGAGGAAGACTGCCAGAAGGCGCTCGGCATCAAGATCGACGTCGACGTGCACTCCGGCAAGCTCGACCAGGCTCAGTACGAGGCGCTGGCGAAGAAGGTGCTCGACACCTATCCGAACCTCAAGGCCATCGCCATCACGCTGCGCGAGAGCTTCAGCGCGTCGCACAACGGCTGGTCGGCCTGCCTGCACAACCGCGAGCAGTTCCTGGTGAGCCGCCGCTATGACATCACGCACATTGTCGATCGCGTTGGAGGCGGTGACGCCTTTGCCGGCGGCCTCGTCTACGGCCTGATCAATCTGCCCACGCATCAGGACGCACTGGAGTTCGCCGTCGCCGCTTCGTGCCTCAAGCACTCCGTGCCGGGCGACTTCAACCGCTTCACCAAGGCCGAGGTGGAGGCCTTGATCAAGGAAGGCGGCAGCGGCCGCGTGCAGCGCTAA
- a CDS encoding RidA family protein: MTRMLRAAVVLACLGALLQSQAFSQGKKKNKKDEDFTQTLAVAPDPPSAVAADTAKLSFLIAPLSAKGLLSQQTRDALKWLMQNSKGSQFVRIRAYVAGTGDLRRIPSLVSEMFTEKKIALPVVTVVQVGGLPLEAAQLQLVATVQDRKTVNPGGVLFLAAQQPSLQQSMEQLRSRAGNSEVQMLACAAPTLEEVTAARTAATTLFPRAQLVFYQAQRSVSQPVAACEGVARLAQPPDGGARFQEGAVAVSSPRLIFSGAQLAFRYQEADARLAFQRLEKTLQSLGGSLKRTVSLNAYPLSPQLADLVARVRLEFLDRDHLPSGTSLPYEGLPSMDASFGLEAITLGSPTP; encoded by the coding sequence ATGACTCGCATGCTTCGAGCGGCTGTGGTACTGGCTTGCCTGGGGGCCTTGCTGCAGTCCCAGGCCTTCTCCCAAGGGAAGAAGAAGAACAAGAAGGATGAGGACTTCACGCAGACCCTGGCGGTGGCGCCCGATCCCCCGTCGGCCGTCGCCGCGGATACCGCGAAGTTGTCCTTCCTCATCGCCCCCCTGTCTGCCAAGGGCCTGCTGTCGCAGCAGACGCGCGACGCGCTCAAGTGGCTGATGCAGAACAGCAAGGGCTCCCAGTTTGTACGGATTCGCGCCTATGTCGCCGGTACCGGCGATTTGCGCCGCATCCCCTCGCTGGTCAGCGAGATGTTCACTGAAAAGAAGATCGCCCTGCCGGTGGTCACGGTGGTCCAGGTGGGCGGTCTCCCGCTGGAAGCGGCCCAACTCCAACTGGTCGCCACGGTGCAGGACCGCAAGACGGTGAATCCCGGCGGTGTCCTTTTCCTCGCCGCCCAACAGCCGTCCCTGCAGCAGTCGATGGAACAGTTGAGGTCCCGCGCCGGCAACAGCGAGGTACAAATGCTGGCCTGCGCCGCACCGACCCTGGAAGAGGTGACGGCGGCGCGCACAGCCGCCACCACGCTGTTTCCCCGGGCACAGCTCGTGTTCTACCAGGCCCAGCGCTCAGTCAGCCAGCCTGTGGCCGCCTGCGAAGGGGTAGCCCGGCTGGCGCAACCCCCGGATGGAGGCGCCCGCTTCCAGGAAGGCGCTGTCGCCGTTTCATCGCCCCGCCTCATCTTCAGCGGAGCCCAACTGGCGTTCCGCTACCAGGAAGCCGACGCGCGCCTCGCCTTCCAGCGGCTGGAGAAGACGCTGCAGTCGCTGGGCGGGTCCTTGAAGCGGACCGTGTCGCTCAACGCCTACCCGCTCTCGCCCCAACTGGCCGACCTGGTGGCCCGCGTCCGCCTCGAATTTCTTGATCGCGACCACCTGCCGTCCGGCACGTCGCTGCCGTACGAAGGGCTGCCGTCGATGGACGCCAGCTTCGGCCTGGAAGCGATCACCCTGGGTTCGCCCACTCCCTGA